A genomic window from Purpureocillium takamizusanense chromosome 2, complete sequence includes:
- the MPE1 gene encoding Protein mpe1 (BUSCO:EOG0926357F~COG:O~EggNog:ENOG503NUJN): protein MSSSVFFKFKSQREPTRVEFDGTGISVFELKREIITKSGLGDGTDFDLQIYTDDNSQEYDDDTTIVPRSTTVIARRQPAAKPGAGRAARYVSGKMPVSAKNAGRKEQAAKASAAKPSTSAINQMNAAMTEEEKMAAMFAAQSEQWSAQQEEMSHQAPVFKPGAKRPANVPDHDPPNGYICYRCGNKGHWIQLCPTNDDPDFDNRPRVKRTTGIPRSFLQKVDKSVVLAQSEGDESKRPSGIMVNAEGDFVIAEPDKASWEQFQAKTKSSIASKEVQAENKEVQERGLECSIDKKMFIEPMKTPCCKKTFCNDCITNALIESDFVCPACQTEGVLIDDLTADEETAKKIQDYLKEKETAKSPQPASPTADTDKADTTEEKPEDKEDDKTEDKAEDQTERAEGKEETDANETSDSPTSKPATPASPPKGPKALVQANDQKETHQEANTNPKKRPADEFLENPKIPKGPKAMQNQQNMMPNAMNGMNNGMPNMGMNNMMFNGMGMMPNMMGMPNMNMNMGMPMMGMPMMGMGMNDFGMNGGFGGMGGNMGFNGMSGMNGMNMNNMGMQQQGPNNMGGMGGMGGMGPMNGFQNGGNFPQQNNAGEDDAYFRKPVNPHRHQNKQRRVRPSDYREL, encoded by the exons ATGTCTTCATCGGTGTTTTTCAAGTTCAAGTCCCAGAGGGAACCAACACGCGTTGAGTTCGACGGAACGGGCATCTCCGTCTTTGAACTCAAACGCGAAATCATCACCAAGAGCGGCCTAGGTGATGGCACCGACTTCGACCTCCAAATATATACCGACGACAATAGCCAAG AATATGACGATGACACAACAATCGTACCGAGATCTACGACGGTCATCGCCCGGCGACAGCCAGCAGCCAAGCCTGGGgctggccgcgccgctcgtTATGTTTCAGGGAAGATGCCGGTGTCGGCCAAGAACGCTGGCCGTAAAGAGCAGGCTGCCAAAGCGTCGGCAGCAAAGCCCAGTACGAGTGCAATCAACCAAATGAACGCGGCCAtgaccgaggaggagaagatggcggccatgttCGCCGCCCAAAGTGAACAATGGTCTGCCCAGCAGGAGGAGATGTCCCACCAAGCGCCTGTCTTCAAGCCTGGAGCCAAGCGGCCAGCAAACGTCCCCGATCACGACCCCCCAAACGGCTACATATGCTATCGCTGCGGTAACAAGGGCCACTGGATCCAGCTGTGCCCAACCAATGACGACCCGGACTTTGACAACCGGCCCCGGGTCAAGCGGACAACAGGCATTCCGCGCTCGTTTCTGCAAAAAGTCGACAAGTCTGTTGTCTTGGCTCAGTCCGAGGGAGACGAGTCGAAGCGGCCGTCTGGCATAATGGTcaacgccgagggcgacttTGTCATAGCTGAGCCAGACAAGGCTTCGTGGGAGCAGTTCCAGGCTAAGACGAAGTCCTCAATCGCCAGCAAGGAGGTGCAGGCCGAGAATAAGGAGGTGCAAGAACGCGGGCTGGAGTGCTCCATTGACAAGAAAATGTTCATAGAGCCTATGAAGACGCCGTGCTGCAAGAAGACGTTTTGCAACGACTGCATCACAAATGCGCTTATCGAAAGCGACTTTGTCTGTCCTGCTTGTCAGACAGAGGGCGTGCTGATCGATGATCTgaccgccgacgaggagacaGCGAAGAAGATCCAGGACTATctgaaggagaaggagacggcCAAGTCGCCGCAGCCAGCTTCCCCGACGGCGGACACCGACAAGGCGGACACCACTGAGGAAAAgcccgaggacaaggaggatGACAAAaccgaggacaaggccgaggaccAGACGGAGAGGGCAGAGGGGAAGGAAGAAACAGATGCAAATGAAACCTCGGATTCGCCTACGTCGAAGCCCGCCActccggcctcgcccccCAAAGGGCCCAAGGCACTTGTCCAAGCCAACGATCAAAAGGAGACTCACCAAGAAGCCAACACTAATCCGAAGAAGCGGCCCGCGGACGAGTTTTTGGAAAACCCCAAGATTCCCAAGGGCCCAAAGGCGATGCAAAACCAGCAAAACATGATGCCGAACGCCATGAACGGCATGAACAATGGCATGCCTAACATGGGCATGAACAACATGATGTTCAACGGCATGGGCATGATGCCTAATATGATGGGGATGCCCAACATGAATATGAACATGGGTATGCCAATGATGGGCATGCCGATGATGGGCATGGGGATGAACGACTTTGGCATGAACGGCGGCTTTGGAGGCATGGGCGGCAATATGGGCTTCAACGGCATGTCAGGGATGAACGGCATGAATATGAATAACATgggcatgcagcagcaggggcccAACaacatgggcggcatgggcggcatgggtGGCATGGGTCCCATGAACGGATTTCAGAATGGCGGCAACTTCCCGCAGCAAAACAACGCGGGCGAGGATGACGCTTACTTCCGCAAGCCAGTCAACCCGCACCGACACCAGAATAAGCAACGGCGCGTGCGCCCCAGCGACTACCGCGAACTGTGA
- a CDS encoding uncharacterized protein (EggNog:ENOG503NVKQ~COG:E~BUSCO:EOG09261OIF~MEROPS:MER0026471) → MPRTVLLQTPLLCRATRSAVSVSTRRPFEIPRSFSLASQTAPPCLRRHYLTDAIRAHQAKKMAPQLDGYFKQVDASANDFIERLRKAVAIPSISAEDARRPDVVRMGEWLAGELKALGAEVELRPLGKQPHKEHLDLPPVVLGRYGNDKNKRTILVYGHYDVQPAEKSDGWATEPFNLTVDDKGRMFGRGATDDKGPVLGWLNAIEAHQKAGVDFPVNLLMCFEGMEEYGSEGLDDFIQAEAKKYFADTDAVCISDNYWLGTEKPCLTYGLRGCNYYSLEVSGPGADLHSGVFGGTAQEPMTDLVRLLGSLVDTHGKIQIPGIMEQVAPVTKEEEGLYDGISFTMDNIFESLGSKTTIHDDKKNTLMARWRYPSLSVHGIEGAFASPGAKTVIPAKVIGKFSIRTVPNMDIDTTNNCVYKYVEEQFAKLGSKNTMKVFAQHTGKWWAASPKHWNFSAAAKATERVWGVQPDFTREGGSIPVTLTFEEATGKNVLLLPMGSSTDGAHSINEKLDKRNYIEGIKLLGAYLHYVAEEPQE, encoded by the exons ATGCCCCGCACCGTCTTGCTGCAGACTCCTTTGCTCTGTCGTGCCACTCGATCCGCTGTCTCTGTCTCGACAAGACGACCGTTCGAGATACCCAGAAGCTTCTCTCTTGCGTCGCAGACTGCCCCTCcttgcctccgccgccactacCTGACAGACGCGATCCGCGCCCATCAAGCCAAGAAGATGGCTCCTCAACTCGACGGCTACTTCAAGCAggtcgacgcctcggccaacGACTTCATCGAGCGCCTCCGCAAGGCAGTTGCTATCCCCTCTATTTccgccgaggatgcccgCCGTCCGGATGTCGTCCGCATGGGCGAGTGGCTCGCCGGGGAGCTCAAGGCTCtgggcgccgaggtggagcTGAGGCCTCTGGGCAAGCAGCCTCATAAGGAGCACCTCGACTTGCCCCCCGTCGTTCTCGGCCGATACGGCAACGACAAGAATAAGCGCACGATCCTCGTCTACGGCCACTACGATGTACAGCCTGCCGAGAAGAGCGATGGCTGGGCCACGGAGCCCTTCAACCTAACCGTCGATGACAAGGGCCGCATGTTCGGTCGTGGTGCCACTGACGACAAGGGCCCCGTCCTGGGCTGGCTCAACGCCATTGAGGCTCACCAGAAGGCTGGCGTCGACTTTCCCGTAAACCTGCTCATGTGCTTCGAGGGCATGGAGGAGTATGGTTCCGAGGGTCTGGATGATTTCAtccaggccgaggccaagaagtATTTTGCTGACACTGACGCCGTGTGCATCTCCGACAACTACTGGCTGGGAACCGAGAAGCCCTGCCTGACCTACGGCCTTCGAGGCTGCAACTATTATTCCCTTGAGGTTTCCGGCCCTGGCGCGGATCTCCATAGCGGTGTCTTCGGCGGCACCGCCCAGGAGCCCATGACCGACCTGGTGCGCCTCCTGGGCTCCCTGGTCGACACCCACGGCAAGATCCAGATCCCCGGCATCATGGAGCAGGTTGCTCCTGTCaccaaggaagaggagggccTCTACGATGGAATCTCTTTCACCATGGACAACATCTTCGAGTCCCTTGGCAGCAAGACCACCATTCACGATGATAAGAAGAACACCCTCATGGCCCGCTGGAGATACCCTTCCCTCTCCGTCCACGGCATCGAGGGTGCCTTCGCCAGCCCCGGCGCCAAGACAGTCATCCCGGCCAAGGTCATTGGCAAGTTCTCCATTCGCACCGTGCCCAACATGGACATcgacaccaccaacaacTGCGTATACAAGTATGTCGAGGAGCAGTTTGCCAAGCTGGGCAGCAAGAACACCATGAAGGTATTTGCCCAGCACACGGGCAAGTGGtgggccgcgtcgcccaAGCACTGGAACTTttccgccgctgccaaggcCACCGAGCGCGTCTGGGGCGTTCAGCCCGACTTCACCCGCGAAGGCGGAAG CATTCCCGTCACACTGACAttcgaggaggcgacgggcaaGAACGTTTTGCTCTTGCCCATGGGCAGCTCCACGGACGGTGCTCACTCCATCAACGAGAAGCTAGACAAGCGTAACTACATTGAGGGCATCAAGCTGCTGGGCGCCTACTTGCACTACGTTGCCGAGGAGCCGCAGGAGTAG
- a CDS encoding Lysophospholipase (MEROPS:MER0200434~COG:I~EggNog:ENOG503NZH9), whose protein sequence is MLNLRLVFAISLALPAAAFLLSFFFPQLLDVSATQPAAAHHADGTTVSGDSSSPHTTSSSVMSSVRRAAPLIFPAKGRHTATVIFAHGLGDSGAGWADAVERWRHKQHLSEVKFILPNAPVIPITVNNGYPMPGWFDITSLGAAITSIESKLNEDTAGILESRKYLHSLVQDEVAAGIPSERVVLGGFSQGGAMSIFAGLTAPFKIAGIVGMSSWLLLHQTFKQHVPEDDANKATPVLMAHGDRDQIVRYPLAQGSERLLKAMGYDVTLKTYSGMEHSACLEELDEVEAFLRARLPPQGN, encoded by the exons ATGCTCAATCTCAGACTCGTATTCGCCATCAGCCTCGCCCTGCCGGCAGCAGCCTTTCTACTGAGCTTCTTTTtcccgcagctcctcgacgttTCGGCCACGCagcccgctgcggcgcaCCACGCAGACGGCACCACCGTCTCAGGGGACTCCTCGTCGCCTCACacaacctcgtcgtccgtcaTGTCCTCGGtccgcagggcggcgccgctcatcTTCCCGGCCAAGGGCCGGCACACGGCCACCGTCATCTTCGCGCACGGCCTGGGAGACTCGGGCGCGGGATgggccgatgccgtcgagcgctGGCGCCACAAGCAGCACCTGAGCGAGGTCAAGTTCATCTTGCCCAATGCGCCCGTCATTCCCATCACCGTC AACAACGGCTACCCGATGCCTGGCTGGTTCGACATT ACGAGCCTCGGAGCCGCCATCACATCGATAGAGTCCAAGCTCAACGAGGACaccgccggcatcctcgagtCGCGCAAGTACCTGCACTCTCTCGTccaggacgaggtcgccgcgggcatccccagcgagcgcgtcgtgctcggcggctTCTCCCAAGGCGGCGCCATGAGCATCTTCGCGGGTCTCACCGCGCCCTTCAAGATTgccggcatcgtgggcatGTCGTCGTGGCTGCTCCTGCATCAGACGTTCAAGCAGCACGTCCCTGAGGACGATGCAAACAAGGCGACTCCCGTCCTCATGGCCCACGGCGACAGGGACCAGATAGTCCGTTACCCGCTCGCGCAGGGGTCGGAGCGCctgctcaaggccatgggctACGACGTGACGCTCAAGACGTACAG TGGCATGGAGCACTCCGCGTGCTTGGAAGAGCTGGACGAGGTAGAGGCTTTTTTGAGGGCGAGGCTACCGCCTCAGGGCAACTAA
- a CDS encoding uncharacterized protein (COG:E~EggNog:ENOG503NVSU) → MTVPATVSLTDPFEVDTLLEIRTSAMKKMAGLNVQSGIDKKLCPGPMKVGKLGLEGDEHDPTFHGGPDKAILGYCSSHYAGWQRSYPERRDRFVPGGFGENFVTARMNERNVCIGDVVSVGPELVLQVSLPRQPCFKLNHRFSLKNFAPLTYQTSRTGWYYRVVREGVVRAGDQIRLVERPWPQWTVERVQEYLHRVTDDLDMNRQLAAVDALGEESRGQFRKRVAKAMRKAARAAAAAAGEDDDTWRDFRITARSMETSRVVSLMLEAVVPDPDPELLPLPGSHARIKLPNGLVRSYSLVAGGDSLSKVSDRFELGVALDAHSRGGSRYLHEKARVGDVVQVGRITAGMGFAKAASNHCFVAGGIGITAFLALIRRVDKIHLNYKLHYAVRSADEMPYRDRLEPYRHNIVIYDKSRGERMDVAQIVKGLMWNSHLYVCGPNRMMEAAKAAVEEAGISPGEVHYEAFAADISGDPFEVEVTGSKKSQVLAVGEDESLLEVLRREMPDFPSSCEVGNCGTCKITVRSGRVDHRGSALLPEEQETSMLACVSRGIGRIAIEV, encoded by the exons ATGACGGTCCCTGCCACGGTGAGCCTCACGGATCCCTTCGAGGTGGATACCCTCCTCGAGATCCGGACCTCGgccatgaagaagatggctGGCCTGAACGTTCAGTCGGGCATCGATAAGAAGCTCTGCCCCGGGCCCATGAAGGTGGGCAAGCTGGGCCTCGAGGGGGACGAGCACGACCCGACCTTTCACGGCGGGCCCGACAAGGCGATTCTGGGGT aCTGCTCATCGCACTACGCCGGCTGGCAGCGGTCATACCCCGAGCGGAGGGACCGCTTCGTGcccggcggcttcggcgagaACTTTGTGACGGCGCGGATGAACGAGCGCAACGTCTgcatcggcgacgtcgtgtCCGTCGGGCCCGAGCTCGTGCTGCAGGTCTCGCTCCCGCGGCAGCCCTGCTTCAAGCTCAACCACCGCTTCTCGCTCAAGAACTTTGCGCCCCTCACGTACCAGACGAGCCGCACGGGGTGGTACTACCGCGTCGtccgcgagggcgtcgtccgcgccggcgaccagatccgcctcgtcgagcgccccTGGCCCCAGTGGAccgtcgagcgcgtccaGGAGTACCTGCACCGCGTcaccgacgacctcgacatgaaccgccagctcgccgccgtcgacgccctgggcgaggagagcCGCGGGCAGTTCCGCAAGAGGGTCGCAAAGGCCATGCGGAAGGCggcccgggctgctgctgccgccgccggtgaggacgacgacacgtGGAGGGATTTCAGGATCACGGCCCGCAGCATGGAGACGTCCAGGGTCGTGTCGCTgatgctcgaggccgtcgtcccGGATCCCGACCCGGAgctcctgccgctgcccgggTCGCACGCGCGGATCAAGCTGCccaacggcctcgtccgctcctactcgctcgtcgccggcggggaCAGCCTCTCCAAAGTCTCGGACAGGttcgagctgggcgtcgcgctcgacgcccacagccgcggcggctcgcgctACCTCCACGAGAAGGCAcgggtcggcgacgtggtcCAGGTCGGGCGCATCACCGCGGGCATGGGCTTCGCCAAGGCCGCGAGCAACCACtgcttcgtcgccggcggcatcggcatcacGGCCTTCCTGGCGCTCATACGGCGCGTGGACAAGATCCACCTCAACTACAAGCTGCACTACGCTGTGCgctccgccgacgagatgCCCTACCGCGACCGCCTGGAGCCCTACCGCCACAACATCGTCATCTACGACAAGTCCAGGGGCGAGAGGATGGACGTCGCGCAGATCGTCAAGGGCCTGATGTGGAACAGCCACCTGTACGTCTGCGGGCCCAACCGCATGATGGAGGCCGCAAAGGCCGCGGTGGAAGAGGCGGGCATCTCCCCGGGCGAGGTCCACTACGAGGCGTTTGCCGCCGACATCTCGGGCGACCCGTTCGAGGTGGAAGTGACGGGCAGCAAGAAGAGCCAGGTCCTCGCGGTCGGAGAGGACGAGAGCCTCCTCGAAGTCCTGAGGCGGGAGATGCCCGACTTCCCCTCGAGCTGCGAGGTGGGCAACTGCGGTACCTGCAAAATCACGGTGAGGAGCGGACGCGTGGATCACAGGGGCTCCGCGTTGCTgcccgaggagcaggagacGTCTATGCTGGCGTGCGTCAGCCGTGGCATCGGCAGGATAGCCATCGAGGTCTGA
- the GET3 gene encoding Golgi to ER traffic- protein (EggNog:ENOG503NX42~COG:P~BUSCO:EOG092631UM), protein MSSTAVVSADDALEPTLQSLLDQRSLRWIFVGGKGGVGKTTTSCSLAIQLARVRRSVLLISTDPAHNLSDAFSQKFGKDARLVNGFHNLSAMEIDPNGSMQDLLAGQADGGGGPADDLNAMGGGIGGMMQDLAFAIPGIDEAMSFAEVLKQVKSLSYETIIFDTAPTGHTLRFLQFPSVLEKALAKVSQLSSQYGPLLNGFLGSNGALPNGQNLNDMMEKLESLRETIAEVNAQFKDADLTTFVCVCIAEFLSLYETERMIQELASYGIDTHCIVVNQLLFPKKTSDCDQCNARRKMQKKYLDQYEELYAEDFNVVKMPLLVEEVRGKDKLEKFSELLITPYVPPQ, encoded by the exons atgtcgtccacggccgtcgtctccgccgacgacgccctcgagcccaCGCTCCAGTccctcctcgaccagcgCTCCCTGCGCTGGatcttcgtcggcggcaagggcggcgtcggcaagacCACCACGTCGTGCTCCCTCGCcatccagctcgcccgcgtccgccgctCCGTCCTGCTCATCAGCACCGACCCCGCCCACAACCTCTCCGACGCCTTCTCGCAAAAGTTTGGCAaggacgcccgcctcgtcaacgGCTTCCACAACCTCAGCGCCATGGAGATCGACCCCAACGGCAGCATGCAGgacctgctcgccggccaggccgacggcgggggcggccccgccgacgacctcaacgccatgggcggcggcatcggcggcatgATGCAGGACCTGGCCTTTGCT ATCCccggcatcgacgaggccatgtcCTTTGCCGAGGTCCTCAAGCAGGTCAAGTCGCTCTCCTACGAGACCATCATCTTCGACACCGCCCCCACCGGCCACACCCTCCGCTTCCTCCAGTTCCCCTCGGTCCTCGAAAAGGCCCTCGCCAAGGTCTCCCAGCTCTCGTCGCAGTACGGCCCCCTGCTCAACGGCTTCCTCGGCTCCAACGGCGCCCTGCCCAACGGCCAGAACCTCAACGACATgatggagaagctcgagTCGCTGCGCGAGACCATCGCCGAGGTCAACGCCCAGTTCAAGGACGCCGACCTCACCACCTTTGTCTGCGTCTGCATCGCCGAGTTCCTCTCGCTCTACGAGACGGAGCGCATGATCCAGGAGCTCGCCAGCTACGGCATCGACACCCactgcatcgtcgtcaaccagCTCCTCTTCCCCAAGAAGACGAGCGACTGCGACCAGTGCAACGCCCGTCGCAAGATGCAGAAGAAGTACCTCGACCAGTACGAGGAGCTCTACGCAGAGGACTTCAACGTCGTCAAGATGCCCCTGCTGGTCGAGGAGGTGCGCGGCAAGGACAAGCTGGAAAAGTTTAGCGAGCTGTTGATTACCCCCTATGTGCCGCCTCAGTGA
- a CDS encoding uncharacterized protein (EggNog:ENOG503PB4E~SECRETED:SignalP(1-20~SECRETED:cutsite=GHA-IN~SECRETED:prob=0.4656)) yields the protein MWQLVSILCNVQLWFSDGHAINKVRGGQNVSSRLIVDSGGFLDLTEFRSGPGLAIDANGAVLSLRLQTGAPASCPELDHVVPWVNLTLDVHDGGMFDLSFHELPETVIECYTTSPVSGKLKQLPYISDSDAGYLLNMIEEQFVPYQNIPESPGKSVEEIRALGKQFFPFTRHSFELAMSVYDWTTASFARLVLMKIFQYTGIDPPPHPLDSRSITEQIWASNWSYYTPQNDSYMRSFLMKPADSLADVEAQLANVSTELQRFSDVQNRLLGAAFAALPRTAVLAKPRLYSGQPDISQLGLEHFGIEFLECPLNDGPVGTTLVAPFGDALATYAGMGRTVTTKMVWSFTDSLEDAMHYANGIVLVAEPGDGAWVWDTAAYVTPLSDDPRKVEYTFAPGTRFKVKNIDRAAVSGKPVVVITLQPEVRAVQTRDEAESASRLGPDKSQLLSAAGSLEPFVPSGRIPHSRHRYGGRPCACSRQEGH from the exons ATGTGGCAACTCGTCAGTATACTCTGCAACGTGCAGCTGTGGTTTAGCGATGGCCACGCCATCAACAAAGTTCGCGGGGGGCAGAATGTCTCATCGCGGCTGATCGTGGACAGCGGTGGCTTTCTCGACCTCACCGAGTTTCGGTCCGGCCCGGGCCTTGCCATTGATGCCAACGGAGCGGTGCTCTCGCTCCGGCTGCAGACCGGGGCTCCCGCTTCCTGTCCGGAACTAGACCACGTCGTCCCTTGGGTGAACCTGACGCTCGATGTTCATGACGGCGGAATGTTCGATCTGAGCTTCCACGAGCTTCCCGAGACCGTAATTG AGTGTTACACGACCTCGCCCGTGTCtggcaagctcaagcagcTGCCTTATATATCCGACAGTGATGCCGGGTATCTACTCAACATGATTGAGGAGCAGTTTGTGCCGTATCAGAACATTCCCGAGTCGCCAGGCAAGTCCGTTGAAGAGATACGGGCGCTCGGCAAGCAGTTCTTCCCGTTCACGCGCCACAGCTTTGAGCTGGCGATGAGCGTGTACGACTGGACGACGGCATCCTTCGCACGCCTCGTGCTTATGAAAATCTTCCAATACACGGGCatcgacccgccgccgcacccccTCGACAGCAGGTCCATCACCGAGCAGATCTGGGCGAGCAACTGGTCGTACTACACGCCGCAAAACGACAGCTACATGCGCTCCTTCCTCATGAAGCCCGCCGACTCGCTTGCCGACGTAgaggcgcagctcgccaACGTGTCGACGGAGCTGCAGCGCTTCAGCGACGTGCAGAACCGGCTCCTGGGCGCGGCATTCGCGGCGCTCCCGCgcacggcggtgctggccaAGCCGCGGCTGTACAGCGGGCAGCCCGACATCTCCCAGCTCGGGCTGGAGCACTTTGGCATCGAGTTCCTCGAGTGCCCGCTCAACGACGGGCCCGTCGGGACGACGCTCGTGGCGCCGTtcggcgacgcgctggcgACCTACGCGGGGATGGGGAGGACGGTGACGACCAAGATGGTCTGGAGCTTCACCGacagcctcgaggacgcgatGCACTACGCCAACGGCATCGTGCTGGTGGCCGagccgggcgacggcgcgtggGTGTGGGACACGGCCGCGTACGTGACGCCACTGTCGGACGACCCGCGGAAGGTTGAGTACACGTTTGCGCCGGGGACGCGCTTCAAGGTCAAGAACATCGACCGGGCCGCCGTTTCGGGGAAGCCAGTGGTCGTCATTACCTTGCAGCCCGAGGTCCGGGCCGTTCAGACGAGGGACGAGGCCGAATCCGCCTCTAGACTTGGTCCGGACAAGTCCCAGCTGTTGAGCGCTGCTGGGTCTCTGGAACCCTTTGTCCCGTCGGGCAGAATCCCGCATAGCAGGCACCGATATGGGGGGAGGCCTTGCGCGTGTTCGAGACAGGAGGGGCACTGA